In the genome of Limnobaculum zhutongyuii, one region contains:
- the pbpC gene encoding peptidoglycan glycosyltransferase PbpC (penicillin-binding protein 1C), with translation MRSLFSRLFTFRFWRRLTAVVVVLIAVTASGLWLADKIWPLPAPDVQVAKVVVAEDGSPLWRFADADGVWRYSVSLNEVSPYYLQALLTYEDRWFYSHPGINPLAIMRALWQNLTNQRIVSGGSTLSMQVARLIEPHDKTFVGKLRQVFRTLQLEWHYTKDQILTIYINRAPYGGTLQGIGAASWAYLDKPPSELTRSEAALLAVLPQAPSRLRPDRYPERAQAARDKVLDRLEEYGVWDKAQVDDIKQESVWLAERQAPQLAPLLSRRLLAESSTDVIHTTIDASLQRRLEDMVMGWKSQLPPSTSMGILVVDHSTMSVKAYIGSADLNDRSRFGHVDMISAWRSPGSTLKPFAYAMALDDGLIHAESLLQDVPRQFGDYRPGNFDTGFSGPVSASDALVRSLNLPAVQVLEAYGPKRFTGNMRNAGIVLRFPLNSDPNLSLILGGTGMRMDQLVSGYSAFVRQGKVAALRYRPEDPLVERQLVSPGAAWIVRRIMAGEGRPVPDSQISDITPLAWKTGTSYGYRDAWTIGMNGGYLIGIWVGRPDGTPVAGQFGYATAVPILHQINHLLINRNSQLAKNWPKDPRPYSVSRAVICWPQGQTLDTGDTNCRQRRQAWILDGTIPPTLSAIGQDTGIGGWLNLWVNAEGKRVAPDCSGAISRRIALWPIALETWLPSSERRASRLPERDTQCPPISYDVSPPLLILGLKDGAILKLIPGTQSLDLRLDTQGGRGKRWWFINGESLMETEEDKPMIHTLTNSGKYQISVLDESGQVSSVGFVLE, from the coding sequence TTGCGTAGTTTATTTTCCCGATTGTTCACATTTCGTTTTTGGCGCAGGCTAACTGCTGTCGTAGTGGTATTGATTGCTGTTACGGCATCGGGGCTATGGCTGGCGGATAAGATTTGGCCTTTACCTGCGCCGGATGTGCAAGTAGCCAAGGTAGTCGTGGCTGAAGATGGTTCGCCATTGTGGCGGTTTGCCGATGCGGATGGAGTATGGCGCTATTCGGTTTCGCTGAATGAAGTCTCTCCTTATTATCTGCAAGCCTTGCTGACCTATGAAGATCGCTGGTTTTATTCTCATCCGGGAATAAACCCGTTAGCCATTATGCGAGCTCTGTGGCAGAACCTGACTAACCAACGTATTGTCTCCGGCGGTAGTACGCTTTCAATGCAGGTGGCTCGCCTGATTGAACCTCATGATAAAACATTCGTTGGCAAACTGCGGCAAGTGTTCCGCACGTTGCAGCTGGAATGGCATTACACCAAAGATCAGATACTGACGATATATATCAATCGTGCACCTTACGGCGGCACATTACAGGGTATTGGCGCCGCAAGCTGGGCCTATCTGGATAAACCTCCATCAGAGCTCACTCGTTCAGAAGCGGCTCTGTTGGCAGTATTACCACAGGCTCCCAGTCGTTTACGCCCCGATCGTTATCCTGAGCGAGCGCAAGCTGCCAGAGATAAAGTGCTCGATCGTCTTGAAGAATATGGCGTTTGGGATAAGGCGCAGGTAGACGATATTAAGCAAGAGAGTGTCTGGCTGGCAGAGCGTCAGGCTCCGCAACTGGCTCCATTGCTTTCCCGACGTTTATTGGCAGAAAGCAGTACCGATGTGATTCATACCACTATTGATGCTTCATTACAGCGGCGTCTTGAAGATATGGTCATGGGGTGGAAGAGTCAGCTACCTCCCAGTACTTCTATGGGTATTTTGGTGGTTGATCATTCAACCATGTCAGTAAAAGCCTATATCGGATCGGCGGATCTCAACGACCGTAGTCGATTCGGGCATGTGGATATGATTAGCGCATGGCGTTCTCCCGGCTCAACGTTGAAGCCTTTTGCTTATGCGATGGCACTGGATGATGGGTTGATCCATGCAGAGTCACTGTTACAGGATGTACCCCGTCAGTTTGGTGATTATCGTCCTGGAAACTTTGATACCGGATTTAGCGGCCCGGTGAGCGCTTCCGATGCATTGGTTCGTTCACTCAATCTGCCTGCGGTTCAGGTTCTGGAAGCCTATGGGCCAAAACGCTTTACCGGCAATATGCGCAATGCGGGTATTGTCTTGCGTTTCCCGCTTAACAGCGATCCTAATCTGTCGTTGATTCTGGGGGGAACCGGTATGCGGATGGATCAGTTGGTTAGCGGTTATAGTGCCTTTGTGCGGCAGGGCAAAGTTGCGGCATTACGTTATCGGCCGGAAGATCCCCTGGTGGAGCGTCAGTTAGTTTCTCCCGGCGCGGCATGGATCGTTCGTCGGATTATGGCTGGGGAAGGCCGTCCGGTTCCCGATAGTCAGATTTCAGATATTACCCCGCTGGCATGGAAAACCGGTACCAGTTATGGCTATCGCGATGCGTGGACCATTGGTATGAACGGTGGCTATCTGATTGGTATTTGGGTAGGACGTCCGGATGGTACTCCGGTGGCAGGTCAGTTTGGATATGCGACTGCGGTGCCGATTCTGCATCAAATTAACCACTTGCTGATAAACCGTAATAGTCAGTTAGCGAAAAATTGGCCGAAGGATCCGCGTCCCTATTCTGTCAGTCGTGCAGTTATTTGCTGGCCTCAGGGGCAAACTCTGGACACTGGTGATACTAACTGCCGTCAGCGTCGTCAGGCATGGATTCTGGACGGTACGATCCCGCCGACGCTGTCTGCTATCGGGCAGGATACTGGCATTGGTGGTTGGTTAAACCTGTGGGTTAATGCCGAAGGGAAACGTGTCGCTCCGGACTGTAGTGGTGCCATATCACGTCGCATAGCTTTGTGGCCAATTGCATTAGAAACCTGGTTACCTTCGTCAGAACGTCGCGCCAGCCGCTTGCCGGAACGTGATACCCAGTGCCCACCTATCAGTTACGATGTCAGCCCTCCGCTGTTGATTTTGGGGTTAAAAGACGGAGCGATTCTTAAACTCATTCCGGGGACACAATCTCTCGATCTGCGTCTGGATACTCAGGGGGGCCGGGGTAAACGCTGGTGGTTTATTAACGGTGAATCTCTGATGGAAACCGAAGAAGACAAACCAATGATTCATACCCTGACGAATTCCGGTAAATATCAGATTAGCGTGTTGGATGAGAGTGGGCAGGTGAGTAGTGTGGGTTTTGTATTAGAGTAA
- a CDS encoding alpha-2-macroglobulin family protein — protein sequence MRQGNSDFWRLKGLLLASCLGFASLPLHAAPETPQATPAAEQQASRYAGKSFTILDASEVQLDGASAMVVTFSIPLAANQNFASLLNLVDEASGKVDGAWEVSDNMMELRLRHLEPSRKLILTVNKNLSGVNGMKLDKEFQQKLTTRDIEPSIGFASRGSLLPSKVITGLPVIALNVNKVDVNFFRIKPEMLSGFLADWEGTGAKSYWESQEFLKKVDLAYTGRFDLSPQRNTREQVLLPLNSIKELQQPGVYLAMMQEAGAYQYSNPVTIFTLSDIGISLHRYHDRLDVFTQALEGGEGVSGVKVELFDEKGNSLAQAKTSSDGHAQLIKDDKAKIMLATKDGQTSLIDLSKAALDLSEFDIAGPEGFATQFFAFGPRDLYRPGETLIVNGLLRDSDGAELPDQPVKVDVLKPDNQVTRSFVWQPKKNGFYQFMYDIPNNAATGEWSLRINLGDKQPRFYKFKVEDFLPERMALELKSVEDVPVAPSQEITFDVTGRYLYGAPAAGNRLQGKMFLRPARDAVAKLPGYEFGSVLDTNLSRSLNEFDLKLDSEGLTSVTVPSDWAESKSPMKVIIQASLMESSGRPVTRRAEQAIWPATNMPGIRPLFNKKEVYDYKTNNYKPQFMVDSDSLAGFDIVYANAKGNKLSADGLNVRLVRERRDYYWEWSSSDGWSSRYDQKDLIINQETVSIGADQVAKVSYPVEWGSYRLEVEDPHSGMVTSLRFWAGYSWQDNTDGTGALRPDQVKLKLDKPAYRPGEKVNLHVEAPTAGKGYLMLESSDGPLWWQEIEVPVGGANFNVPINEEWNRHDLYLSALVVRPGDKNIQATPKRAVGLLHLPLVDENRKITLALDAPERMRPNQTLTVKVKASVKNGELPKSINVLMSAVDSGVLNITNYVTPDPYEAFFGRKRYSVDQMDIYGQLIEGKGKTAKLSFGGDGEDDALARGGKKPVTVVKIVAQQAMPVVLNDKGEGEIQMPIPDFNGELRLMAQAWSDEEFGSAERKMIVAAPLIAELSMPRFIAGGDRSILALDLSNLTDGEQSLNVTVETKGLVKQTGAAQQTVKLTKGQRKTLSIPVEALNGFGQGDVTVRVNGLVLPGEPSTAFERHWTLGVRPATPAKTNSYAMTLRAGESWALPQDALLGLSTPTVEGQMSLTAVPPLNVAQHIRELFAYPYGCLEQTTSGLYPSLYSNQAQLAALGIKSDSDDVRRRNIDVGIERLLGMQKDNGSFSLWEREGSEEYWLTAYVTDFLVRAREQGYSVREDALNKANQRLLRYLQDRNQIEPQYISNASATNAAKFSVQAYAGLVLARQQQAPLGALRQLYERRSEAMSGLPLVQLGVALQLMGDMPKATQLIQQGTAMGGANRNTWLGDYGSDLRDNALILALLNEYHLLPQQQDSALMSLSDALVSNRYLSTQERNAVYLAGRDLPKRESAEWEVEVSGVESKDYEETKSISSLYDATQLVKGINLTNSGSVTVYPRIDITGYPLKQPAPVSNRLHIERNFLNLDGSSASLDHVSSGQLLVVHLNLWADNQVNDALVVDLLPAGFELENQNLGSSSASLSESAGELMALQTKMQSAEIKYQEYRDDRYVAAVKVDGSKSNPVTLLYLVRAVTPGTYSVPAPQVESMYKPEWHAIGSTPARLEIK from the coding sequence ATGCGTCAGGGAAATTCTGATTTTTGGAGGCTGAAGGGGCTACTTCTTGCCTCATGTCTTGGCTTCGCTTCTTTACCGCTTCATGCAGCACCGGAAACTCCACAAGCTACGCCAGCTGCAGAGCAGCAAGCGTCTCGCTATGCCGGTAAGTCGTTTACTATCCTTGATGCCTCTGAAGTCCAGCTGGACGGTGCCAGTGCGATGGTGGTGACTTTTTCAATCCCGCTTGCGGCGAATCAGAATTTTGCTTCTTTACTGAATCTGGTGGATGAGGCTAGCGGTAAAGTCGATGGCGCATGGGAAGTGTCGGACAATATGATGGAGTTACGCCTTCGTCATTTGGAACCTTCCCGTAAGTTGATTCTGACCGTTAATAAAAATCTGAGTGGCGTTAACGGAATGAAGCTGGACAAAGAGTTCCAGCAAAAGTTAACCACCCGTGATATTGAGCCTTCCATTGGCTTTGCCAGTCGCGGTTCCCTGTTACCAAGCAAAGTGATCACCGGGCTTCCGGTCATTGCCCTGAACGTGAATAAAGTTGACGTTAACTTTTTCCGCATTAAGCCGGAAATGCTTTCAGGCTTCCTGGCTGACTGGGAAGGAACCGGAGCAAAAAGTTACTGGGAATCTCAGGAATTTCTGAAAAAAGTCGATCTGGCTTATACCGGTCGTTTTGATTTAAGCCCGCAGCGCAATACGCGTGAGCAAGTGTTGCTGCCGCTAAACAGCATTAAAGAACTGCAACAGCCGGGTGTCTATCTGGCAATGATGCAGGAAGCGGGTGCTTATCAATACAGTAATCCGGTGACTATTTTCACCCTGAGCGATATTGGTATCTCTTTACACCGTTATCACGATCGTCTGGATGTGTTTACCCAGGCGCTGGAGGGCGGTGAAGGCGTATCCGGGGTTAAAGTTGAGCTGTTTGACGAAAAAGGCAACTCACTGGCACAGGCGAAAACCTCGTCTGATGGTCACGCTCAACTGATTAAAGATGATAAAGCAAAAATTATGCTGGCCACTAAAGATGGGCAAACCAGCTTAATCGATCTGAGTAAAGCGGCTCTGGATCTGTCGGAATTTGATATTGCCGGACCAGAAGGCTTCGCAACCCAATTTTTCGCCTTTGGTCCACGAGATTTATATCGCCCGGGCGAAACGCTGATTGTTAACGGTTTACTGCGCGATTCTGATGGTGCAGAGCTGCCTGACCAACCGGTAAAAGTGGATGTGCTTAAGCCAGATAATCAGGTTACACGCAGCTTTGTCTGGCAGCCGAAAAAGAACGGCTTCTATCAGTTTATGTATGACATTCCTAATAATGCTGCAACGGGCGAATGGTCATTACGCATCAACTTAGGGGACAAACAGCCCCGTTTCTATAAGTTTAAAGTAGAAGACTTCCTGCCTGAGCGCATGGCGCTGGAGCTGAAATCGGTTGAAGATGTCCCGGTTGCTCCTTCTCAGGAAATTACTTTTGATGTTACTGGCCGCTATTTATACGGTGCACCAGCTGCAGGCAACCGCCTGCAGGGGAAAATGTTCCTGCGTCCGGCCCGTGATGCGGTAGCGAAATTACCAGGCTATGAGTTTGGTTCGGTTCTGGACACCAATCTGAGTCGTTCACTCAATGAATTTGACCTGAAGTTAGATTCTGAAGGGCTAACCAGCGTAACAGTACCAAGCGACTGGGCTGAAAGTAAGTCGCCGATGAAGGTGATTATTCAGGCCAGCCTGATGGAATCCAGTGGTCGCCCTGTGACTCGTCGCGCCGAGCAGGCTATCTGGCCAGCCACTAACATGCCGGGTATCCGCCCGCTGTTTAACAAAAAAGAAGTTTACGATTACAAAACCAATAACTATAAACCTCAGTTTATGGTGGACTCTGACAGCTTAGCGGGTTTCGATATTGTTTATGCCAATGCGAAAGGTAACAAACTGTCGGCAGATGGTCTGAATGTGCGTTTGGTTCGTGAGCGTCGGGATTATTACTGGGAATGGTCCTCCAGCGATGGTTGGAGCTCCCGTTACGATCAAAAAGATTTAATTATTAATCAGGAAACGGTATCCATCGGTGCCGATCAGGTAGCTAAAGTGAGCTACCCGGTGGAGTGGGGTTCTTACCGACTGGAAGTTGAAGATCCTCATAGTGGAATGGTGACCAGCCTGCGTTTCTGGGCAGGCTATAGCTGGCAGGATAATACCGATGGTACCGGTGCGTTACGTCCGGATCAGGTCAAATTGAAACTGGATAAGCCTGCTTACCGTCCGGGTGAGAAGGTTAATCTGCACGTTGAAGCACCAACTGCCGGTAAAGGCTATCTGATGCTGGAATCCAGCGACGGGCCTTTATGGTGGCAAGAGATTGAAGTGCCGGTTGGCGGAGCTAACTTTAACGTACCAATTAATGAAGAGTGGAATCGCCACGATCTCTACCTGAGCGCGTTAGTGGTTCGTCCTGGTGATAAGAATATACAGGCTACGCCAAAGCGTGCTGTAGGGCTGTTACATCTGCCGTTGGTGGATGAAAACCGTAAGATTACTCTGGCGCTGGATGCACCAGAGCGTATGCGCCCTAACCAAACGCTGACGGTAAAAGTAAAAGCGTCTGTCAAAAATGGCGAGTTACCTAAATCAATCAACGTTCTGATGTCCGCAGTAGACAGCGGAGTATTGAACATTACCAATTACGTTACACCAGATCCTTACGAAGCTTTCTTTGGTCGTAAACGCTATAGCGTTGACCAGATGGATATTTACGGTCAGTTAATTGAAGGGAAAGGTAAAACTGCTAAGTTGAGCTTCGGTGGTGACGGTGAGGATGATGCTCTGGCTCGCGGTGGTAAAAAACCAGTTACGGTAGTGAAAATCGTCGCTCAACAGGCTATGCCAGTAGTGTTGAACGATAAGGGTGAAGGTGAAATTCAGATGCCTATCCCTGACTTTAACGGCGAGCTCAGACTAATGGCTCAGGCCTGGAGTGATGAAGAATTTGGCAGTGCAGAACGTAAAATGATCGTTGCTGCACCGCTAATTGCTGAACTGTCTATGCCTCGTTTCATTGCCGGTGGCGACCGCAGCATTCTGGCACTGGATCTCAGTAATCTGACCGATGGTGAACAGTCTCTTAATGTGACCGTTGAAACCAAAGGTCTGGTGAAACAAACCGGTGCTGCACAGCAAACGGTTAAACTGACTAAAGGTCAGCGTAAGACGTTGAGCATTCCGGTTGAAGCATTAAATGGCTTTGGTCAGGGTGATGTTACCGTTCGGGTAAATGGTCTGGTATTGCCGGGCGAGCCTTCAACGGCGTTTGAACGTCACTGGACGCTGGGCGTTCGTCCTGCAACCCCGGCGAAGACTAACAGCTATGCGATGACACTGCGTGCCGGTGAAAGCTGGGCATTGCCACAGGATGCACTGTTGGGGCTATCCACGCCAACTGTGGAAGGCCAGATGTCATTAACCGCGGTACCGCCGCTAAATGTGGCTCAGCATATTCGCGAACTGTTTGCCTATCCGTATGGCTGTCTGGAGCAAACTACCAGTGGATTGTATCCATCGCTGTATAGCAATCAGGCTCAACTGGCGGCATTAGGCATTAAGAGTGACAGTGATGATGTGCGTCGTCGCAATATTGACGTCGGTATTGAGCGCCTGTTAGGCATGCAGAAAGATAATGGTAGCTTCTCTCTGTGGGAACGTGAAGGCAGTGAAGAATATTGGTTAACCGCATACGTTACTGACTTCCTGGTTCGTGCCCGTGAGCAAGGTTATTCAGTACGAGAAGATGCGTTGAATAAAGCTAACCAGCGTTTGCTGCGTTATCTGCAGGATCGCAATCAAATCGAACCTCAATATATTTCGAACGCTTCAGCGACCAATGCCGCTAAGTTTAGCGTGCAGGCATATGCCGGACTGGTACTGGCTCGTCAGCAACAGGCACCATTAGGGGCATTACGACAGCTGTATGAACGTCGTAGCGAGGCAATGTCTGGTTTACCACTGGTTCAGTTAGGTGTTGCTCTGCAATTGATGGGCGATATGCCAAAAGCCACTCAATTGATCCAGCAGGGTACCGCAATGGGTGGCGCTAACCGTAACACCTGGTTAGGCGACTACGGTAGTGACCTGCGCGATAATGCCTTGATTCTGGCGCTGTTGAATGAGTATCACCTGTTACCTCAACAACAGGATAGTGCATTAATGTCGCTGTCAGATGCGTTGGTTTCCAACCGTTATCTGTCAACGCAAGAACGTAACGCGGTTTATCTGGCGGGGCGTGATCTGCCTAAACGTGAATCAGCAGAATGGGAAGTGGAAGTCTCAGGTGTTGAAAGTAAAGACTACGAAGAGACCAAGTCAATTTCTTCTCTGTATGATGCCACCCAGCTGGTGAAAGGTATCAATCTGACTAACAGCGGTAGCGTAACGGTATATCCACGTATTGATATTACCGGTTATCCGTTGAAACAGCCGGCTCCGGTAAGTAATCGCCTGCATATTGAACGTAACTTCCTCAATCTGGATGGCTCTAGCGCTTCACTGGATCATGTGAGCAGCGGTCAGCTGTTAGTGGTGCATTTGAATCTGTGGGCTGACAATCAGGTGAACGATGCGCTGGTAGTCGATCTGTTACCTGCAGGTTTTGAACTGGAAAACCAAAATCTGGGTAGCAGCAGCGCCAGCCTGAGTGAAAGCGCCGGAGAATTGATGGCGTTGCAAACCAAGATGCAAAGCGCTGAAATCAAGTATCAGGAATACCGTGATGACCGTTATGTTGCAGCCGTTAAGGTGGATGGCTCGAAGAGCAATCCGGTAACGCTGTTGTATCTGGTTCGTGCGGTAACACCGGGTACCTATAGTGTTCCTGCTCCACAGGTAGAATCCATGTATAAGCCAGAGTGGCATGCGATTGGGTCGACGCCGGCGAGGTTGGAGATTAAATAG
- the pepB gene encoding aminopeptidase PepB yields the protein MTNQFMPVYLSHEPADAVWGDKALLSTNSEGMTIHLHGNGKLGAIQRAARKIDGQGIKKIKLAGEGWDLERSWSFWQGFRGPKGERKVEWAALEQQEQQELDRRLQIIDWVRDTINMPAEELGPEELVKRTVDLFCDISCDAVSYRIVKGESLREQNYIGLYTVGRGSEREPALLALDYNPTGNPDAPVFASLVGKGITFDSGGYSMKQSAFMDSMKSDMGGAATIAGALALAISRGLKQRVKLFLCCADNLVSGNAFKLGDIIRYRNGKTVEVMNTDAEGRLVLADGLIDAEAQNPQMIIDCATLTGAAKMALGNDYHALFSFDDALANEMLNSANSENEPFWRLPLAEFHRSQLPSNFAELNNMAGAAYTAGASTAAAFLSHFVKNYQQGWIHIDCSATYRKGAVDQWSAGATGLGVRTIANLLLSQKS from the coding sequence ATGACAAATCAATTTATGCCTGTTTATCTTTCCCATGAACCTGCTGATGCGGTCTGGGGTGACAAAGCACTATTGAGCACCAACAGTGAAGGAATGACTATTCACCTCCATGGAAATGGCAAACTGGGCGCTATTCAGCGTGCGGCTCGTAAAATCGACGGCCAGGGCATCAAAAAAATCAAACTGGCGGGAGAAGGCTGGGATTTAGAACGTAGCTGGAGTTTCTGGCAGGGTTTCCGTGGTCCAAAAGGCGAAAGAAAAGTTGAGTGGGCGGCGCTGGAACAACAAGAACAGCAAGAGCTGGACCGCCGTTTACAGATTATTGACTGGGTTCGTGACACCATCAATATGCCAGCCGAAGAGCTGGGGCCTGAAGAATTGGTTAAACGTACGGTTGATCTGTTTTGCGATATTTCCTGTGATGCGGTGAGTTACCGTATTGTTAAAGGCGAATCACTGCGCGAGCAGAACTATATAGGGCTTTATACTGTAGGCCGTGGCTCCGAGCGTGAACCTGCTCTGCTGGCTCTGGACTACAACCCAACCGGTAATCCGGATGCGCCGGTATTTGCCAGTCTGGTAGGTAAAGGTATCACCTTTGACTCCGGTGGTTACAGCATGAAGCAAAGCGCCTTTATGGACTCTATGAAGTCCGATATGGGCGGCGCGGCAACTATCGCCGGTGCGCTGGCATTAGCGATTAGCCGTGGTTTGAAACAGCGTGTAAAACTGTTCCTGTGCTGTGCCGATAATCTGGTGAGCGGCAATGCTTTCAAACTGGGAGATATTATCCGTTATCGCAATGGTAAAACCGTTGAAGTGATGAATACCGATGCAGAAGGACGTCTGGTGTTAGCGGATGGCCTGATTGATGCGGAAGCACAAAATCCGCAGATGATTATTGATTGCGCCACCCTGACCGGTGCAGCAAAAATGGCGTTAGGAAATGACTATCATGCATTGTTTAGTTTCGATGATGCGCTGGCAAACGAGATGTTGAACAGTGCTAATAGCGAAAATGAACCGTTCTGGCGTTTACCGCTGGCCGAGTTCCACCGTAGCCAATTACCGTCAAACTTTGCGGAATTAAACAATATGGCAGGTGCGGCCTATACCGCTGGTGCCAGCACCGCAGCCGCTTTCCTGTCCCACTTTGTGAAAAATTATCAGCAGGGTTGGATTCATATCGACTGTTCGGCAACTTATCGTAAAGGTGCAGTGGATCAATGGTCGGCAGGAGCAACGGGGCTAGGTGTTCGGACAATTGCCAACTTGCTATTAAGCCAAAAGTCATAA
- the iscX gene encoding Fe-S cluster assembly protein IscX has product MSLTWKDSREIGEALYDQFPDTDPKTVRFTDLHRWVCELEDFEDDPNASNEKILEAILLVWLDEAE; this is encoded by the coding sequence ATGAGTTTAACCTGGAAAGACAGTCGGGAAATTGGTGAAGCGCTGTACGATCAGTTTCCGGATACCGACCCGAAAACGGTACGCTTCACGGATTTACATCGTTGGGTGTGCGAGTTAGAAGATTTTGAAGATGATCCCAACGCCTCAAACGAAAAGATCCTTGAGGCGATTCTGTTAGTCTGGCTGGACGAAGCAGAATAG
- the fdx gene encoding ISC system 2Fe-2S type ferredoxin has product MPKIVFLPHQDLCPEGAVVEAKEGETILDAALRNGIEVEHACEMSCACTTCHCIVREGFDSLAESSELEDDMLDKAWGLEPESRLSCQAKVTDEDLVVELPRYTVNHAREH; this is encoded by the coding sequence ATGCCTAAAATAGTATTCCTGCCCCATCAGGACTTATGTCCGGAAGGTGCGGTTGTTGAAGCAAAAGAGGGTGAAACCATATTAGATGCCGCATTACGTAACGGTATTGAAGTGGAACATGCCTGTGAAATGTCCTGTGCCTGTACCACCTGTCACTGTATTGTGCGTGAAGGATTTGATTCTCTGGCAGAAAGCAGCGAATTGGAAGACGATATGCTGGATAAAGCCTGGGGACTGGAGCCGGAGAGCCGTTTAAGCTGTCAGGCAAAAGTGACCGATGAAGATCTGGTGGTTGAGCTTCCTCGCTATACGGTTAACCATGCCCGCGAGCATTAA
- the hscA gene encoding Fe-S protein assembly chaperone HscA, with translation MALLQISEPGMTAAPHQRRLAAGIDLGTTNSLVATVRSGQAETLPDDQGRHLLPSVVHYQHEGTDVGWSARAQAAADPSNTLSSVKRMMGRSLNDIVQRYPNLPYQLQASENGLPVIVTAGGMVNPVQVSAEILTTLAKRAQETLGGDLDGVVITVPAYFDDAQRQGTKDAARLAGLHVLRLLNEPTAAAIAYGLDSGQEGIIAVYDLGGGTFDISILRLSRGVFEVLATGGDSALGGDDFDHLLADWLREQAGFGAHSDHQLQRQLLDAAIAAKIALSDSHSAEVKVGSWQGTVTREQFDDLIASLVKKTLLACRRALKDAGVSADEVLEVVMVGGSTRVPLVRTLVGEFFGRTPLTSIDPDRVVAIGAAIQADVLVGNKPDSDILLLDVIPLSLGIETMGGLVEKIIPRNTTIPVARAQEFTTFKDGQTAMMVHVLQGERELVDDCRSLARFTLRGLPPMPAGGAHIRVTYQVDADGLLSVTAMEKSTNVQASIQVKPSYGLSDDEIATMIKDSMTNAQQDVSARMLAEQKVEAARVLESLNAALNSDSDLLTETERAAIDSAISQLQTAMQGNETAIIEASIKTLDSVTQDFAARRMDSSIRRALAGHSVDEV, from the coding sequence ATGGCTTTATTACAAATTAGCGAACCGGGGATGACGGCAGCACCTCACCAGCGTCGGCTCGCAGCGGGTATCGACTTAGGTACCACTAACTCTCTGGTTGCCACTGTCCGCAGTGGGCAAGCCGAAACGTTACCCGACGATCAAGGTCGCCATTTACTGCCTTCCGTAGTGCATTATCAACATGAAGGAACGGATGTTGGCTGGAGCGCACGTGCTCAGGCTGCTGCCGATCCTTCCAATACCCTGAGTTCGGTGAAACGAATGATGGGGCGTTCACTGAACGATATCGTTCAACGCTACCCAAACCTGCCTTACCAACTGCAAGCCAGTGAGAATGGCTTACCGGTTATTGTTACCGCCGGTGGAATGGTTAATCCGGTTCAGGTTTCTGCGGAGATTCTGACTACGCTGGCGAAACGCGCTCAGGAGACATTAGGCGGCGATCTTGACGGTGTGGTGATTACCGTTCCTGCCTATTTTGATGACGCTCAGCGTCAGGGTACCAAAGATGCCGCTCGCCTGGCAGGATTGCATGTGCTGCGTCTGTTAAATGAACCAACTGCGGCAGCCATTGCTTATGGTCTGGATTCAGGACAGGAAGGCATTATCGCCGTTTACGATCTGGGTGGTGGTACCTTTGATATTTCTATTCTTCGCCTGAGTCGTGGGGTGTTTGAAGTGCTGGCAACCGGCGGTGATTCTGCGCTGGGTGGTGATGACTTTGACCATCTGCTGGCAGACTGGTTGCGTGAACAAGCTGGATTTGGTGCCCACAGCGACCATCAGCTTCAGCGTCAGCTACTGGATGCTGCGATAGCGGCCAAAATAGCCCTTAGCGATAGTCATAGTGCGGAAGTTAAAGTCGGTAGCTGGCAGGGTACGGTTACCCGTGAACAGTTTGACGATCTGATTGCTTCGCTGGTGAAAAAGACATTATTAGCCTGCCGTCGTGCACTGAAAGATGCCGGCGTCAGCGCAGATGAAGTACTGGAAGTCGTCATGGTTGGCGGTTCCACCCGTGTACCATTGGTACGTACTTTAGTGGGTGAGTTTTTTGGTCGAACCCCGTTAACCAGTATTGACCCTGACCGGGTTGTAGCGATTGGTGCTGCTATTCAGGCTGATGTGCTGGTTGGCAATAAGCCAGATTCCGATATTTTATTGTTAGATGTGATTCCGCTTTCTCTGGGTATTGAAACCATGGGCGGATTGGTAGAAAAGATTATTCCACGCAATACCACCATTCCGGTAGCCAGAGCGCAAGAGTTCACCACCTTTAAAGATGGTCAGACTGCGATGATGGTTCACGTACTGCAGGGCGAGCGTGAATTGGTTGATGACTGTCGTTCTCTGGCTCGCTTTACGTTACGTGGCCTACCGCCAATGCCTGCCGGTGGCGCGCATATTCGCGTAACCTATCAGGTGGATGCGGATGGTTTACTGAGCGTTACGGCGATGGAAAAATCCACCAACGTGCAGGCATCGATTCAAGTGAAACCCTCTTATGGCCTGAGCGATGATGAAATCGCCACCATGATTAAAGACTCGATGACCAACGCACAACAAGACGTTAGTGCACGTATGCTGGCAGAACAAAAGGTAGAGGCCGCCCGGGTGCTGGAAAGCCTGAATGCCGCTTTGAATAGCGACAGCGATCTGCTCACTGAAACTGAACGCGCTGCAATAGATAGCGCTATCAGCCAGCTACAAACTGCTATGCAGGGCAATGAGACTGCGATAATAGAAGCATCCATCAAGACACTGGATTCTGTAACTCAAGATTTTGCCGCCCGCCGTATGGATTCATCAATACGCCGCGCTTTGGCGGGTCATTCCGTAGATGAGGTTTAA